A single genomic interval of Daucus carota subsp. sativus chromosome 1, DH1 v3.0, whole genome shotgun sequence harbors:
- the LOC108227264 gene encoding UPF0481 protein At3g47200, which produces MEKLVQDDWVVKVNDEVDQMKHRSIEEIEQHWKKRSIYRLPASITELNKRAYKPQVVSFGPFHHGQPHLQSMEAHKHRAFLIFLKRSNKPVEYFMESLAPLFEDLKSSYDFLDRQQDTDLFLKLLILDGCFMLEILRMSASTDGFYQHHTWNATSSADLYDDDNFVADYAPNDPIFSNHGKLYIMPYIKRDMLMLENQLPMMLLQNLLAIQNDRPTHEEFLNYHMVKFYSPDIPVPNLGECLHLLDVYRKSLLFDHRPHKFRRARPYNSNEEIIRSAMELNEAGIRFKTSRTTSLKDISFHSGVLRLPRIVVDDTTEAMFLNLIAFERFHVGAGNEVTAYVFFMDNIIDNAKDVNLLHLQGIIQNAVGSDKAVAKLFNSLSKDITLDPDSSLDIVHKSVHNYCKKPWNEWRANLIHTYFRSPWAICSVFAAFLLFALTIIQTIYTVVPYYEQDPPLPTPPPPHFRQN; this is translated from the exons ATGGAAAAATTAGTACAGGATGATTGGGTGGTGAAAGTAAATGATGAAGTTGATCAGATGAAACATAGATCGATTGAAGAGATTGAGCAGCACTGGAAGAAACGTTCCATCTACCGATTGCCAGCATCCATTACAGAGCTGAACAAACGTGCATACAAGCCTCAGGTGGTCTCCTTCGGGCCTTTTCATCATGGCCAGCCACATTTGCAGTCAATGGAAGCACACAAGCACCGCGCTTTCCTTATATTTCTGAAAAGATCAAATAAACCAGTGGAGTACTTCATGGAGTCTTTAGCCCCTCTGTTTGAGGATTTGAAAAGCTCTTATGATTTCCTTGACAGACAACAAGACACCGACTTGTTTCTGAAGCTATTGATTCTTGATGGCTGTTTCATGCTTGAAATTCTGCGCATGTCAGCCAGTACTGATGGTTTCTATCAACATCACACCTGGAATGCCACCAGCTCTGCTGATTTGTACGACGATGATAATTTTGTTGCTGATTATGCTCCTAATGACCCGATTTTCAGCAATCACGGGAAGCTCTATATCATGCCATACATCAAGCGAGACATGCTTATGCTAGAAAATCAGCTCCCCATGATGCTGCTTCAGAACCTGCTGGCTATTCAAAATGATAGGCCTACG CATGAGGAGTTCTTAAACTACCACATGGTCAAGTTTTACTCTCCAGATATACCAGTACCGAACCTTGGGGAATGCCTGCACTTGCTGGATGTATACAGGAAGAGCCTACTTTTTGATCACCGCCCTCATAAATTTCGTCGTGCAAGGCCTTACAACAGTAACGAAGAAATCATACGTTCTGCCATGGAGCTCAACGAAGCAGGTATCAGATTCAAAACAAGTAGAACCACTAGCCTCAAAGACATCTCATTCCACAGTGGAGTTCTAAGACTCCCACGTATCGTGGTGGATGACACAACAGAAGCCATGTTTCTCAACCTAATTGCCTTTGAAAGGTTCCATGTTGGCGCAGGGAATGAGGTGACAGCCTATGTTTTCTTCATGGACAACATTATTGACAATGCAAAGGATGTCAATCTTTTGCACTTGCAAGGTATTATTCAAAATGCTGTTGGAAGTGATAAGGCCGTGGCTAAACTATTCAACTCGCTTTCAAAGGATATAACACTTGATCCTGATAGTAGTTTGGATATTGTGCACAAGAGTGTTCACAACTACTGCAAGAAGCCCTGGAATGAATGGCGCGCAAATCTTATACATACTTACTTCAGGAGTCCATGGGCTATTTGTTCAGTCTTCGCAGCATTCTTGCTGTTCGCCCTCACTATTATTCAGACAATCTACACTGTCGTGCCATACTATGAACAAGATCCTCCTCTCCCTACTCCTCCACCGCCACACTTCAGACAGAACTGA
- the LOC108226877 gene encoding G-type lectin S-receptor-like serine/threonine-protein kinase RLK1 — protein MAHSFLHKLCMILFILKYSAFAQDSGIISVGSSLTAGDNANSWHSPSGEFALGFKKVGENDQFLLSIWYDKIPDKTMVWFVNDGTTVPAGSKVQLTADRGLVLSDSRAKDLWSSSSISGTAANAVLNDTGNFVILGSDSTKVWDSFSNPSDTLLPTQTLDNGGVLYSKRSESNFSRGRFQLRLLQDGNLVLNLRDIPSNNAYDAYYTSGTYDRSNASNSGVQVRFNQTGNMYIVRRNGGIFNLNTEAAQSSGSYYRATLEFDGVFVLYSHPKVFTGSPNWTAVWSQPENICFNLQTEKGSGACGFNSICSRVDDSGRPTCECPKSYSLIDPADKYGSCKPSFLESCENEGPSSKEELYDFWELSDTDWPTSDYEQLTPATQPDCRKYCLNDCLCAVAIFRESSCWKKKLPLSNGRKSISKPEVAGTAFIKYRKGDLPPAACPTERKKDQGMLTTAGSVLLGSSVFLNVILVAAVFLGYFCVYSKKTKEVQSGDNSVISNMRSFTYKELELATNGFKEELGRGAFAIVYKGVVQMSSSNILVAVKKLDRVVQEGDKEFKTEVNVIAQTHQKNLVRLLGYCDEGENRLLIYEYMVNGTLASFIFGDVKPSWRERKIIGLGIAKGLAYLHDECSKQIIHCDIKPQNILLDEYYNARISDFGLAKLLMMDQSRTNTGIRGTKGYVAPEWFRNTPITVKVDVYSFGVLLLEIICCRRSVDDSENGEVAILTDWVWDCFEEGKLEKIVENKDDMLDDWEKLERFVMVGIWCIQEDPSLRPSMKQVILMLEGVIDVAKPPCPSPFSVATS, from the coding sequence ATGGCTCATTCCTTCTTACATAAACTCTGCATGATTTTATTTATCTTAAAGTATTCTGCATTTGCTCAAGACAGCGGCATCATATCTGTAGGCTCGTCTCTCACAGCTGGAGACAACGCAAACTCATGGCATTCGCCTTCTGGTGAATTTGCACTCGGGTTTAAGAAAGTTGGAGAAAATGATCAGTTTTTGCTGTCCATTTGGTATGACAAAATTCCTGACAAGACCATGGTCTGGTTTGTAAATGATGGAACTACTGTCCCTGCTGGATCTAAAGTGCAGCTCACTGCTGATCGCGGATTAGTCCTCAGTGATTCTCGAGCCAAAGACTTATGGTCATCCTCTTCAATTTCTGGTACAGCAGCTAATGCTGTTCTGAATGATACTGGGAATTTTGTAATTCTTGGTAGTGATTCAACAAAGGTATGGGATAGTTTTAGCAATCCAAGTGATACCCTTTTGCCTACACAGACTTTGGACAATGGTGGTGTGCTTTATTCAAAACGAAGTGAGTCGAACTTTTCCCGAGGAAGGTTTCAGCTTCGATTGCTTCAAGATGGAAATCTTGTCCTTAATTTAAGAGATATACCTTCAAATAATGCATATGATGCCTACTATACCAGTGGGACTTATGATCGTTCCAACGCCAGCAATTCCGGAGTCCAGGTGAGGTTTAATCAGACAGGGAACATGTATATTGTGCGGAGAAATGGTGGAATATTTAATCTCAATACGGAAGCAGCTCAGAGTTCAGGGTCCTATTATAGAGCTACTCTAGAATTTGATGGAGTTTTTGTTCTATATTCTCACCCTAAAGTATTTACTGGAAGCCCTAACTGGACTGCTGTCTGGTCTCAGCCAGAAAACATTTGTTTTAACCTTCAAACAGAAAAAGGCAGCGGAGCTTGTGGATTCAACAGTATTTGCAGCAGAGTTGACGATTCTGGAAGGCCAACCTGTGAATGCCCAAAGAGCTATTCCTTAATTGATCCAGCTGATAAGTATGGTAGCTGCAAGCCAAGTTTCTTGGAGAGCTGTGAAAATGAAGGGCCAAGTTCGAAAGAAGAGTTATATGATTTTTGGGAGCTTTCGGATACTGATTGGCCAACATCTGATTATGAGCAGCTAACGCCTGCAACTCAACCAGATTGTAGAAAGTATTGCCTAAATGATTGCTTGTGTGCAGTTGCAATTTTTAGAGAAAGTAGTTGTTGGAAAAAGAAACTACCGCTTTCAAATGGGAGGAAGAGTATATCTAAACCAGAAGTTGCTGGAACGGCTTTCATAAAATATAGGAAAGGTGATCTTCCTCCTGCAGCTTGTCCTACTGAACGTAAGAAAGATCAAGGTATGTTAACCACTGCTGGTTCAGTTCTATTAGGCAGTTCagtatttttaaatgttatacTAGTTGCTGCTGTTTTCTTGGGATACTTCTGCGTATACAGCAAGAAGACTAAAGAGGTCCAATCAGGTGACAATAGTGTCATAAGCAATATGCGCAGTTTCACATATAAAGAGCTTGAACTAGCCACAAATGGATTCAAGGAAGAGCTAGGAAGGGGTGCTTTTGCAATAGTTTACAAAGGGGTAGTTCAGATGTCATCTTCAAATATACTAGTTGCAGTGAAAAAATTAGATAGGGTGGTCCAAGAAGGTGACAAGGAATTCAAAACTGAAGTTAATGTCATTGCTCAAACTCATCAAAAGAATTTAGTGCGGCTGCTTGGATATTGTGATGAAGGAGAAAATCGTCTACTCATTTATGAGTATATGGTAAATGGAACTTTAgcaagcttcattttcggagaTGTGAAGCCTAGTTGGAGAGAAAGGAAAATTATAGGCTTGGGAATCGCAAAGGGACTGGCATATCTCCATGACGAATGCAGCAAACAGATAATCCACTGTGACATAAAGCCACAGAACATTCTCTTGGACGAATATTACAATGCTCGGATTTCTGATTTCGGGTTGGCAAAACTCTTGATGATGGACCAGAGTAGAACAAATACTGGAATCAGGGGAACAAAAGGGTATGTTGCCCCTGAATGGTTCAGAAACACCCCTATCACTGTAAAAGTTGATGTATACAGTTTTGGTGTTCTACTGCTGGAGATCATATGTTGTCGAAGAAGCGTTGATGATTCAGAAAATGGAGAAGTAGCTATTTTAACAGATTGGGTTTGGGATTGTTTCGAGGAAGGGAAACTGGAGAAGATAGTAGAAAATAAGGACGACATGTTAGACGACTGGGAGAAGCTAGAGAGGTTTGTGATGGTTGGGATTTGGTGTATTCAAGAGGATCCATCTTTGAGACCAAGCATGAAGCAGGTTATCCTGATGCTAGAAGGAGTTATTGATGTTGCTAAGCCCCCATGTCCTTCTCCATTCTCTGTAGCTACTAGCTAA